The stretch of DNA taagatgagaggcattgatcgtgtgaatagtcagaggctttttcccagggctgaaatggttgccacaagaggacacaggtttaaggtgctggggagtaggtacagaggagatgtcaggggtaagttttttactcagagaatggcgagtgcacggaatgggctgccagcaacggtggtggaggcggatacgatagggtcttttaagaggcttttagataggtacatggagcttagtaaaatagagggccatgggtaaccctagtaatttctgaggtagggacatgtttggcacaactttgtgggccgaagggcctgtatggtgctgtaggttttctatgtttctatctctaaattaaattaattactttttaacttggtctttttgaaataaaataaaacacaaataaagTGCAATCCGTCAACAGTATTAGTTTAATGGAAAGAACATTTTGTAAAGATTCGAGGTTGTTCTGAAACATAATGTTCAATTACAGCAGATTACATCAAGTCAGTTGGCAGAGATGGACAGAGAATTATTCTCACATTGTAAGGTCTGAACACTGTTGCATCTTATTACTTTTGTTATAATTTGTAGCCCACTTTGTTTTGTTGCTACAGAAAGGAGGAATTCTGCCTTTGTGTGTTGACAGGGAATGTTTGCTGATTACAAAATTGCTGCACAGCAGCTATAATAGTTATAAAAAATTACATATTTCATGAATTATTAAATTATACATATTGTTCAACAATCATGATCCATACATGCAATATAAAAAGTGATGAAGTACAAAAGGTCCGATCAATTATTTACAAATAAAGAGATCTGTAACTATTTTAGTTGTAAATTTTGATTTTCCCTCTCATCTGCAAAAATCTTGTCCATTTCATAGTTAACATATAAATTTTGGAATGCAAAAATAGAAACTCTAGATTTTTGTTCTATTGACTCAAAAATATACAGTTTTACAGAAACCACATTTatttacataaataaataaaatattaaataataaataaattttaaagccCTTTGAAGTCAATTTGCATTTGCACCTCCACTTTAATGCTAAGGTTCAGTCATACTAAAGTGTCCTTCCAAAAGTATCAACAACCATGTATGTGCACATAAACCATATCTATGTTTCATCAGCTACATGGCCATGGAAAGACTGGTAAAGAAAAGACTATCCTATCCTCATTAGGTAACCACATGaggtactgtacaaaagtctcaggcacatatatatatggCTAGGATGCCCgagacttttgcaaagtactgtactaattttacgtattgcactgtgctgcgaCATATGTAactgacgataaacctgattctgatatgggtctctattgtggactaagagtgggaagtgggcagggagaggggaattatggggaaaggagaggggcagggagtggaaagcaccagaCAGACATTCTGTGAAGATCAATAAGTCAactatttggaatcaaattacttgtctggtgactcagggctgggtgtagctgcacccacaccaccccccgcccctggcactcctctgtcacctgtcctacacccctcccacagcactccaccctcacgaTCCTATGTTCccagcagatttacaaacttgatcTCTGGCCCACAGTgccaaatacagtgctgtgcaaaagtctagcaatataaatgtgcctaagacttttgtacattcACTAATAGTCGCAGGTATGTTCAATAGTATGATAACTGCTGCTCCATTACTGCTGTAGCAATATCAAGATGCCTtgaagttgctgcagtggtgtaTTTAAACTGAAGTCAACAAAAAGACAAGTCTATCTCACAAGCGGGGATTAGCACCAGAACAATTGTGACAGCTGATCTGGTCCAGGGATAAAAACTACATTCATATTTGCAAATGAGGCAATCAAATAACATGTAGCCGGAGTTTCAGCAGCAGAGGCAAGGAGGGTGTCTTAATCATATTCACATTGTGCTCAGATTCAAGCTCAAGATTCCAGAGACTACAATACGAACAGGCTAAAGAAGTATTTTCAGTTTGTGTTTGGACACTGTGTCAATATTAGATATGGGGCCCTGAATCTGAATTCTCCTGCCAATGTTTTCCTCCACCTGGATGAATTACCTTCTTTCCGGTGTGTTGATTTCTTCCCAGTAAGTCACACCAGTGTACATTATCCACATGAGAGTCTTATCACTATGTGTTGATGGAACACTTGTTCAACAGATAGGGACATCACACTCACACCTGATCTCTATAGTCACAAGTAATCCAGTAGGAGGAAGTCAAAGCAAGAACAGAAACCCTGAATAATAATTTTTCTGCTGTGACTAAATGTAGCACCTTCCTCATAACTCTGGTGACATTTGACAGCACAGTTATTGAATAAAAACAAACTTAAAGTTCTATTGTCCGCTCTTTCAAGAGAACATGTGGATTAACATCGTGACTGGGCGACTTGGAGCTGATTGAGCCTGTATTGCTGGGGTCTGACTGAGGAACACTGAATGATACCACCGGGCATGGTCCTTTTAGATTATTGCAGACCAACTTGCTCAGCGATGCAGTGTTTATAATGTCAAAGCCAACTTTGCCACCAAAGGTGCTAGGTTTCCAATATTCTGGAGAACAAATCAGATTTCCCATTAAACCCTTCAAAGAGAAGGGAGCACCCAACTCAACCATAGTTTCTCCAAATATGGCTCCAGGCCTTGGCTTTTCTATCATTAAAGCAGTATACATTTCCATTGCATCAATATCCCCATAAAGTTCCTTCAGCTCAGATGCCATTTCTGTTTCACCTGTAATATAAAATAGACGTATAAGTTACACCAAGTACTATTCAAGTATAAACAGTCACATTATGTAAAAGAATGTTGATATACTTTTTAACAATATAAATAAtcacataaacaagagaaaatatacaaggatgttgccaggacacgAGGACCCGAgtttataggaaaaggttgagtaggttaggagtttattctCTGAGTGTAGAGTAAGGACAGATTTGATAGGAGTATACGAACTTATGAGCGGTATCAATAGggcaaatgcaaacaggctttagCCACCAAGGTTGAGTGAGACCAGAActgaaggtcatgggttaagggggaaaggcgaaatgtttaaggagactaTTTCCAGAACTCACCTGTGAGCTCTTCAAAAGACTCATAGGGCTTCAATGAAAATCGCTTTCGATACTCATTCAGAGACTTGTATCGCATCTGTCGAGTATGCTCAATGGTAGAGATTGCCACTTTTAATAATGCTCCATTCAGATTTCTGCCTCCAGCAACCTGTAGATAGACCAGGGTCATTAATTTTGAAGTTTCCCAAGTCATGAATCCAGTAATTTTTCTGCTTAAtggtgtatttttttaaattctaaCTGAGCTTCAATATAATTCCTTTCTGACAAAAGAACATTCAGTAATGTTTCTATGAGAAATGCCATGGATAATTACATTTATTTATTCTATTAATAATTAAATTTTACTAACATGTCCATTTGATACCTGTAGCATCACAAATAAATTACTATTTTTTGAACCGTTATGaaacaaacagaaaataaacTGATACTTACCCTACCAGCAATTTGCTTGGTGAATGAAGCCACCATATTGGAGATGCCATGCTTCAGCAGCACTGAGTTATTGAAGAGGAATTCAGGGTAGCTGTACTCTTTGTCCTCAATATTGAATGTATCAGGCATCAAAGGGTGCCAGTGATAGAGAGTGTTAAACTCTGATGCAATTCGGTTACTATACTGGAATTGCTGGTTGAAGAGTAACTCTGGATCAAATTTCAACTTGAAGTGATAACCACTCAGATGCTGCACATAATCCTCAATTACGATTTTGATCGTCTCTCCTGTTAGAGCCAATAAGATAgtttcactatttatttttaaaagaaaatagcATTTTTTTTAACAAAGGAACTATTTTATTCAAATGAAACTACAAAAGTGAAATAACTTTCCCCTCTGTTGTATTCTAACATTTTCTCCTGATGGTCTTGGTGTGAAtatattccaaagttcaaagcttGCTTGAAGGAGAGTTGGGTATGATGGATTCACTCACCTATCAGTATCAGTCTGGTAGTCTGGAAAAGCTGCTCATCGTCCCACTCCGGATGCTCGACTTTCAACACATCACAGACTCGGTTATGTTCCCGCAGCCAAATTGTTGCATACATCATCAAACCTGGGACCAGGCCAAAGAATTCCTGTCCCACTGCAAACTTCAAGTGTTCTGGGACATGAGGAGGGTATATCATCTTTACTGGTGCTTCTTTAACTGTGGGAGGATAGACTTCTCCATTTATAATCTGTAAGAGAAATTGTAGATTATAGATTTCTATTGGGCTATATCCAAAATTCTCTGAAACCAAAAGCCAAAACAGTACTGTAATTTGACACTGAACATGCAGGTATAATTATGCCATAGCAATATATTATAACACATTCTGGTTAAAGCCTACCTGATACTTGAGTTTCCCATCTGTAAATAGTCTCAATTGGTGTTGTCGATCCAAAGTTTCTCCATATATATTACTTAGGTCAACCTGTATAATAGAAACATGTAAACCATTAATATGTCAGGAAAACAATGAAGCAGAGTCAAGATATTTTATGGAAGGGGAATCTACTAGAGCTCTTTGTGGAAGTAGCAAAAAGGAAAGCCATTAATGTCATGTTTTTGGATTTGAGAAGGCATTCAGTAAGGTGCTACATAGGTTACCACACAAGATCGGAGTAACGTATTGTCATGAATAAGGGGCAGCTAAATGACAGAAAACAAAATTGGGATAAGTTGGTCATTTTTGGAATGATAGTTCCAGTCgagtgccacagagatcagtactgggacctggGCTATTTATAACATACATTAAAAGGCATGAGGAGACTGAGAAATAGTCGACTTAATTGATGATGCAAGGTTTGTGGATCAAATTATGAGAAAACAAAGAGCCTGCAAAGGGATAGAAGATATATCAAGTGAATGGGCAAGTAATGACAAATGAAGTAAAATATGAAGGTATCCATATTAGCAGAAAGAATAAAGAAACTAATTATTATTTAAAGAGTCtaagatttcatttcatttcatttttcaatctttttattgattttcaaataaagaatatacaaatcagaggaggagtttagcaaacagataatataaaaacatataaacagcaataaaaaaacagaaaatatataatgtcaaaatcagataggtaaaatgttacgctgttatatatacaataagcaaaaaaaaactacaactcctcctagcaatcataaaaaaagattggaaattttatttaataaaggaaaaaaaaccacTAACTAACTAAAACgaaagaaaagagaaagaaaaaagaaagattgggcagtccaattgaggataaaatttaaagagagagagaggggaaaaaaacatccttccagtcatctccgaaccttcacggataaggattttcccaaaaaatttaaagaaaaataaataaataataaataaattaaagcatgtgaaaatattgaataaagggttgccagacctgttcaaaattaaaggatgtatcaaatgtctggcttctaattttctccaagcttaggcatgacataatggaggagagccaataaaaaagaGTAGGCGGGTTAGATTCTTTctagtgtagcaaaatagctctcctagccagtaaagttgaaaaggctatcatatgttgagcggaagcagagTCTAAGATTGCATAATGTGATATAAATGATCTGAAGCTCTGCTACATAGCACATAAAAAGGCAGTGTGAAAATGCAACAGGTAACTTGGAATACCAACAGAATGTTGACATTtgcaagggatatggagagaaaagtAGGGAGGTGTTGAGGATTTGAAGCAATTTTGCCAGACACTGGCATGATTGTACCGAGAATACTATGTAGTTTTGGTCATATTTAAGGGAGGATGGGTTTACATTCGAAGCAGCGCAGAGACAAGAAGAAAGGTTGAACCAGTTTGGCCTACAATTATtgaaaaaaagatgagaggtgattttaTTGTAGGATATAATATTCTGAGGGGGGGGGGCTCTGTTGATAGGATAAATGCTAAGAGGGTATCTAGAATTAGAGGCCATAAGCTCAGA from Hemitrygon akajei chromosome 12, sHemAka1.3, whole genome shotgun sequence encodes:
- the LOC140737091 gene encoding prostaglandin G/H synthase 2-like, coding for MTVGVYSALSKRSVLATLLVAGLLSLGQTANPCCSNPCQNRGVCSTVGFDGYECDCTRTGFYGQNCTTPEFWTWVKLRLKPTPNTVHYILTHYPGVWKIVNQISFLRDAIMRYVLVSRSHLIDSPPTYNSKYDYKSYEAYANISYYTRNLPPTPQDCPTPMGVVGKKTLPDSKYLAERFLLRKKFVPDPQRTNMMFAFFAQHFTHQFFKTDESRGPEFTKGLGHGVDLSNIYGETLDRQHQLRLFTDGKLKYQIINGEVYPPTVKEAPVKMIYPPHVPEHLKFAVGQEFFGLVPGLMMYATIWLREHNRVCDVLKVEHPEWDDEQLFQTTRLILIGETIKIVIEDYVQHLSGYHFKLKFDPELLFNQQFQYSNRIASEFNTLYHWHPLMPDTFNIEDKEYSYPEFLFNNSVLLKHGISNMVASFTKQIAGRVAGGRNLNGALLKVAISTIEHTRQMRYKSLNEYRKRFSLKPYESFEELTGETEMASELKELYGDIDAMEMYTALMIEKPRPGAIFGETMVELGAPFSLKGLMGNLICSPEYWKPSTFGGKVGFDIINTASLSKLVCNNLKGPCPVVSFSVPQSDPSNTGSISSKSPSHDVNPHVLLKERTIEL